The window aagaaataccaccacgcttacatttttatatacacaagactcatccggactttgaataaatccatatgatggattacttcattaaaccggatgttccaagacctgaagctttttcaatccataaatggaccgattgagcttgcatactagatgctctttgccttttcaataaatccttccgttgcttcatatggatgttctcttcaagacttccattaaggaaagtcttgacatccatttgccaaatctcataatccatatgagcgaatggataagagtatccggatagacttaagcatggctacggtgaaaaggtttcctcataatcgattcctcttccgagtataccccttcgcaacaagcctagctttgaaggtttctaccttccgtttgtccctcttttcctttgtagatccacttgcatccaacggcttttacaccatcgtgtggttctacaagctcccaaccttattagagtacatggactctatttcgaattcattgccttttgccaagatgcatctatatcttggagtgcttcataatatgatcaggttcatgtttacccggatcaagtccaagactctcccaagaacatgaatctttcaggcctcacaaccctcccactacgacgaggcatttgtggttgtgtatcatgtgacacgtgttgcagtctcttgtggtacttcatcttgtcttgttggtagacatgtcctctctaagttcttctaaaacgactttactactgggcttgtgatccattatatagtcttcttctaaaaattgggcattggtgctaacaatgaccttctggtctttaggactataaaataaacctcctttcgttcctttgggatatcctacaaatacacgaacttctgtacgagattctaacttatcagcatctggtttcagcacatgtgctggactaccccaaatccgaatatgtcttagactggattttcgcccattccacaattctgtgggagtagaagaaactgatttagaaggtactaagttcataacgtgctgtttccagagcatatccccaaaacgaatttggtaattctgaataactcatcatcgatctaaccatctccataagagtcctattccttcgttctgctacaccattctgttggggtgttccaggtgcagacaattgggattgaatcccagcctctgataagtaattcctaaactctcctaagaggtattcgccaccacgatcagatcgtagtgtcttgatacttttacctaatcgtttctccacatcagccttgtattctttgaacttgtcaaagcattcggacttgcgcattaggtaaatgtatccatatcttgaataatcgcccatgaaagagacaaaatattcaaacctcctcttgcctggacataggaccacacaaatcgagtgaaccaactctaatacttctttggctctataccccttggcctcgaacggcctcttagtcattttaccttctaagcattcaagttggaaaattttccaactctaatgaacttaaagtccatcggctataagcctcaatcctacttaagttaatacgaccaagccttagatgccaaagatatgcttggtcaTTTCCGGTTcttttcttattagaattagaagatgaattataaatttccatgttttgctttgtggaagaatttggatttaaaatatacaaattgccaactaatgcaccgtaagataatcactttatttcttttaataactacatcattatcgaaagaaaccgaatatccatctaaaaacagagaaactgaaattaaattctttctaaaacgggtacataaagacaatttcttaaaccaaatttctatttctactaaaagataagtagacgtctcccacacaactgccaccttagtagcattgcccatgtagatgaaaatctccttcagatagtcgggtttcctagaaccctgcaaggaattgcagacatgatcaatggctctcatatctaccagtagataacaccgctaaacatgtttcaacaactagagtatgagatatacctttgttttggttcttacgaggatagtccgccttccaatgtcctgcctgcttgcagatgaagcacttgcccttcggcttcttcattccagcactgagatttattcactttctttcgaaccagtttgtttcttcttcttcttaccttcggtttagaagtagaaccattttcaagatagtgaatttgagcattgtgacgaaataacccttctgttgtcagtagtttccctaatgaataaatccttttattcatattatagttcaaacggaatcgctcaaaacttctaggtagggtttggaggatcatatcgatccggatTTCCCattaatttctcctccaaggatctcatATTCGTTCGGATAagtcatcatgtttaggatatgatccctcacatgagtaccctcttgcatggtggtcattatctttctcatagcttcttgtctagaagccctatcccgatgaccaaagagttctttgagattgttcataatatcataagtcgttggtaaatctttatgatgttgcaatacattgacattgaagccaaaatgtaacaccgccatctcatctgctttacccatttcctatgatattcaatctcctcttgggtagattcaccagtgcaTCAGGGCAACCTTCAacaagacaaatttatagctttcagtagaAGAACAATAtccagtttcttttccaatctatgtaatttggtccaataagtctattttgttgaagtatgatggacatgggttgaaagtcatcctaagaatcacaaataacttttggtcgaactctaaatttagaataatattgattcctcaaacaatactattttaaattaaccaacaccttaaaacaccgtgaattttgtatgccacgttagtgtggacgatacaaattcaacatttgtaaaaggagggttttaacccattaattttattatcttgtcaccctaactttttgacaaataaaattaatagttggtattatttggtcacacaaataatagcggtgactccgattgggaggatactattagatgtgtctaagtgtacaccattacttgacactaagtccattaataaggtTATGCCCCTTccgctggggaagatcacacgccttaattaacttcctatagtcatccaaaatggaagtctgtttctagtgatccgcaaacaagctcatccgttatggaggaaggcactcgagccaacgccaagcttgtttgcatcacttacaaaccaagaatggagaccatggatttacttaaaatccctctctcacttagttatttataaatgaggaattttaactatgctagcctactaaacttgtaaactaacatgcacagcacaatataaaagcaataaatagaaaatctaattttcaactattatggcttttatctttaattgtcctccgtgtgttgtcatccaagctgctgccatatttggctaatcgcatccatcttgctccgagttccactgcgcctcggtccttagaaggttccacgctttgcaagattcgatccatgacataaatagaattttacatattgatcctatattccataaaaggaatgtacatgtatctagatcaaaataaaatcctaataaaactaaatacagctcctgctgtattttaatacaatcatgcacacacatataaattgcccttgacatgtccaagggtccaatcacacataattaactaaaagccataatagttggatcctgcatccatagagttagcacatcctactattaacccgcctaaattatgtatgacatgtgcataattaaactaaataccaaatacacagaggcaaaaccctagctcgataccaattgttggttgctactcggaaagcctataggttccactgtataaaaattttgtacaaagatctgaaccttttcctagctaccatgtgttcttttaaattaaattttggatctctgcggaacttaacacgcttgatccaaaacttaatctatttgttctttaggttttgacttggatctccgggaacttaacacgctcgacccaagtctccttgttattaattccattaaatattaatttccataaaggttcccagTCTTGACGTGgcaggcacatgaccttcttggatatgggagcaaccaccaccgactagacaaaacctttaatagaaagctaatatttaatttcctaaaataactttaggttaaccaaagagaacaatcaaatcacaaggaaaagaaagaaacaaaagaacacaacttcgaaaaaacatattcgaaatactagaacgtaagcctcttgtatttggtattatttccataaataactagcatgatgcggaaatagaaattactagttataccttgtagaaaaacctcttgatcttctaccgtattcctcttctaacctcggacgttgtgtgggcaacgatctaccaagatgagaaaccaccaaccaccttcttcttctccaagcaaggttcggccacaaaagaaaagcttcaccaaggagaaaaccaaaatactaaccaagctccaagagatgctagctttctccttcttcttcttcttctccgagtagtatccgccaccacaagaactccaagggagagagagaggttcggccaccacaagaggaagagatggagatgatggccggccacaccaagaaacaaaagagggagaggaataatagatgttgtgtctcatgaaggcaccctcaccccttcttttatattccttggcctaggtaaattaggaaatttaattacaataaattttccttaatttccttgacatgatttaattgagaaaaataaaataatatttccccaattaaacaatgatggccggccaaagcaaattggacaagtttcaatcaacaattaaaactttccttatttgtttccggaaaaataaaatttctctttaaaatctcttcatggttaataaaagaaaatatctataattttaattttattaacatatgaataattttaaagagaaaataaaacaactctccaatctacaaataaggaaagaaatctaatctctttctttaatcttttgtaaatttttacaagagagatattttaattttaattctcttttaaattaaatcttccacataataataaacattaaaattaaattttctttttaattaattatggccggccctactagcttgggttcaagctagggccggccacccttaagccggccctagcttggttcccaagctagcttggccggcccctttaggtgggtataaaaggtgggtatatgtgggtatagtactctataaataagaggctacgatagggaccgagaggaggaattggtttggtctcccgataaaattgttcgcccctaacacacaacttaattttatcaatgataattcattccactagagaactatcattgaactaccgcaccaatcccaaattacattttgggctccttcttattatgagtgtgttagtctccgtgtttaagatatcgaatgtccactaattaagtgagttcgacaactcatttaattaatatctaagtccaagagtagtaccactcaaccttattatcatgtcgactaagtccacctgagggtttaacatgacaatctttatgagctcctcttgaggacattatcaacctaatatcactaggacacgcttcttctataatcaacaacacacactatagtgataccatttcccaatttatcgggtttattgattcatcgaactaaatctcacccattgataaattaaagaaataaatatcaaacatatatgcttgttattatattaggattaagagcacacacttccataataactgaggtctttattcctttataaagtcagtataaaaggaacgacttcaaatggtcctactcaatacactctgagtgtactagtgtaattatatagtcaagataaactaatatctaattacactacgactttctaatggtttgttcctttccattctggtcgtgagctactgtttataatttataaggtactgataacatcatcttctgtatgtgacaccacatactatgttatctacaatataaattaaatgaacaactacaaacaaatgtagataattagaccaaatgtgattctttattcataatgaatgtttacaaagcttaggctttcagtatacactccaacaaagggGAAGACGAAACATAATACTGCTAGTAAGTTTTTGCTTGAAGGTGTTTGCCCCTTTAGTTAAGTTGTTTCATCTTGATTATGAGGATAAGAAGCCATCTATATATTTTGTATATGAAGAATTACTTAGAACGAGAGAGGAGATTAAAGTGACATTCAAAAATCAAGAGTTTCATTATCATCCGATTATTGATATTATTGATGAGAAAAGTTGTAATCGGCTTGATAGTCCACTACATTTGGCGGCCTACCTCTTAAATCCTTATTACTCCTTCAATGATCGAAGCATAGGAAGTGAAGAAGTGGTCATAAATAACATATTCACTTGTATTGAAACATTTTTTCCCAATGATATTGATAGCCAAAGTGAGGTAGTAAATGTGGAGTTGTTGAAGTATATCAATAAGACCGGGGGGGGGTGGAGATTTGGAAGACCATTGGCTATAATTGAATGCATGAAAAATACAATCCAGGTAAGAACTAAGTACttactttttattattttattattcgttTGTTGTTTCTTGATTTTGCTTATTGTtattgtttgatttatttttctttagttGGATGTTGACAACTTTTTAGACATGGTGCACTTAAATTACAAAAGATGCCTAAAAGAATTCTTTCTTTAACTACATGTTCTTTTAgttgtgagagaaattggagTACTTTTGAGGGGATAAGTACTTAATTAGTAATTTCTTTTTGACTTATTGTTTATTGacttaataattaatatatttatttaatgtagatcgatacaaagaaaagaaatagactagATACTGGAAGGTTGAACTATTTAGTCTATATTCAATTCAATGCCAAGATCATAAACAAAAATAGAAGACAACAAGAAAAAGGAGTAGATGTGCTACTTGCTAGTGAAGCAACTATGACACAAGGATGAATTGTTGATGGTGTAAATGAAGATGTTGAGACAAATATTGAAGATGCCAGAGAACTACACAAAAAAGGATTTGTATCagatgaagaagaggaagatgatacCAAGGATTTTGAGTTTGAATATGATACAAAGGAAGTGTTGAAGAAATATGTAGATGAGCTATAAGAAGAATTAGGGATATAGGAGATTATGTCAATTATGTTGTGACTTGTGAGAAAACTTTTGTTGTTTTGTATGACTTGTCAGACTCTCAGTTTGTAGTTCGTACTTTGGTCTTTTAGTTtgtatattttactatattaattCTTGAATTTTTCCTTGAGATTTTTTCCCTTTAGATATTATTACTCTTAAAAAAATTAGAGACATATAAAAAGTTTCAATTTctcactttatatatatatatatatatatatatatatatatatatatatatatatatcttttgtgtgtgtgaaattattttttttattaattgcaAATGATTATGTAAATTGTTTATAAAtacttgataaaaaaaattagaagggcATCTAAAACGTCGAAAAAAGATgtctcaatttttttaaaaaaagtcaaTAGATATTTTTATCCCAaaaatattctttattataatattattggtaGCAATTACACTATCAAAAATTTGACAATctcattttaattaaaattattatacataaaatattattatattaaagtattctttttaattgaattaaaattattttaaaataattaaaatcattttaaaattagatAACTGCTACACAATTATAATTAAACcctaaattttacaattttaaatcctaaattatGTAcccattatattaaaatattctttattaacttagtctaaattatttaaatttcattcaaatcattttaaattaattaaaattattttaaaattgttgTACCTATACTACTATAACAATGTTGTATTAATTATTGCATGTTGTAACTTGTAACGAGTAATTGCTAGACGTTGGGACATGTATTGAAAGTAAAAAATAATCTTATAATAGCtgataaaagtatttttgagataaaatattatatatattttcttgGCATTTAGTTTAAGGCAATATAGAGGTTTTATTTATACAAACTATGGGACGCAAGTGAGAAAAATATGACGttgtatttaactaattaatttaaaatcattctaaacttttaaattatgaactataaaataatattttctttaatttctagacacattttgaaaaaataaagaatatatataatgtgaatatttttttttaaaaaaaggaactTTAATTAGACACAACAGCGACAAAAAATGGTCCAAAATCAATCTTAAAATCGTTAGAAATCCGGAGCTCACGCCGACACATGATAAACGATCGACTCTCCTCTACCCTATCGAAGTACCCAATGTTTTGATTGGCGGTGCTTGACCGTTAGCTGTACAGGTAGTCAGTCGAAAAGAGGGAGAAGCGAAGATGATCAGTGGCTGCCTATTTTGCCGATAACGACAACTTATCGCTATTCCTGACGAGTTTGCTGCTGGTGAGTACACGCGTGGTTTTGTGAGAGCGAAAGGGAGGGTAGCGTTTGGGTTTTTGTTCTTATGCTGATCTCACTCTTCCGCCGGCGCCAAATCTCTTGTCCTTGATCGGCAAAGCCCTTTCCCGAAACCCTAGCCGACATGGCGGCCGACGAAGTCGACCCTGCAGTGTGGAAGGCCTGCGCCGGCACCGCCCCTCACGTCCCCGCCGTGGGATCGCGCGTCTACTACTTCCCCCATGGCCATGCCGAACAAGCCGCGTCGCCACCTGATGTCCTCGACGCCATCCCCTCCATGATCCTCTGTTGCGTGACGGCAGTCCACCTCCTCGCCGATCACGACACTGACGAGGTCTTCGCCCGTATCCAGCTCGACCCCTGCTTCCACCTACTCTTCTCGCAGGCTCCGAAGGAGTGTCTTCCCTCCTCACAGGAGGAAGATGGCGTCTTCCTGTCGTTTTCCAAGATCCTGACCGCCAGCGACGCGAACAATGGGGGTGGCTTCTCGGTTCCGCGATTCTGCGCTGAGACCCTCCTTCCCCCGCTCGATTACGAGAAGCGTCCACCGTCGCAAACTATCTACGTGCGTGACCTGCACGGGAATTCCTGGAGCTTCCGGCACATCTACCGCGGGACGCCGCGGCGTCATCTCCTGACCACGGGATGGAGTACGTTCGTTAACGAGAAGAGACTTGTTACTGGTGATTCGGTTGTTTTCATGAAAAAATTGTCGGGACAGCTCCTTGTCGGTATCCGCCGCACCAGCCAGTCTCGCGGCACCACAGAGTATTCGCCTTATAATCCAAAGGCAACATCGTGGAAGATAGAGAAACATACCGCGGAGAAGGTACTCCCTAAAAATGCTAGGGGTGAAGTTCAGGCCTCGTCCGTGGCGGAGATAGCCAGATTGGCTGGGAGGGGCATGCCTTTTGAGGTCCTGTACTATCCCAAGTCTGGCTATCCGAACTTCGTAGTGGCGGCGGAGGCTGTTGATACCGCGATAAAACTGCATTGGACCATTGGAGCGAGAGTTAAGATGTCAGTGGAATCGGAGGATTCAGCGAGGATGACTTGGTTTCAGGGCACCATTTCCAAAGTGACACAGGGTTCACCATGGCGAATGCTTCAGGTGCTTCACTTTCTTAAtctctttatatatattttttttcgttCTTTCGTTTTGATGATCAGATGCGGCTCTAGACTTGAAATCAGATTTAAGTGTTCGTTTGTCATT is drawn from Zingiber officinale cultivar Zhangliang chromosome 1B, Zo_v1.1, whole genome shotgun sequence and contains these coding sequences:
- the LOC122052273 gene encoding auxin response factor 17-like, producing the protein MAADEVDPAVWKACAGTAPHVPAVGSRVYYFPHGHAEQAASPPDVLDAIPSMILCCVTAVHLLADHDTDEVFARIQLDPCFHLLFSQAPKECLPSSQEEDGVFLSFSKILTASDANNGGGFSVPRFCAETLLPPLDYEKRPPSQTIYVRDLHGNSWSFRHIYRGTPRRHLLTTGWSTFVNEKRLVTGDSVVFMKKLSGQLLVGIRRTSQSRGTTEYSPYNPKATSWKIEKHTAEKVLPKNARGEVQASSVAEIARLAGRGMPFEVLYYPKSGYPNFVVAAEAVDTAIKLHWTIGARVKMSVESEDSARMTWFQGTISKVTQGSPWRMLQVTWDEPEVFKNARNVSPWQVELVCVSSQIDTPFHPMKKLKGTESSEFFHHQLIGMPSFQMTGLDSRNQRLFNYHLSPPSIQGARQDAVNALNICDCINQPNKLLVNGLASLKKDLFTDLGTNISTHSVSCPPSENSTQTSDEKISEPENSTVKSSTQSFLLFGKVIHLGQPNNGDTVDEHQLWAI